CCGCTAAACGAGCGAAACGAAAAGCCCAACcacgcacaaaaaaaacacgggCGTTGAGCTGATGCTTCTAGCCGgagaaaaggaggaaaaaggGAGCCAATCTCTTAGTActcaataaaaaataaaattcacaCATCGATTAGCAAGAAGTAAATAAATTATTGGCCAGTAGCTCCGAAGAGAAAGTATGAAGTGAAACAGTTTTCCCTCAACTGCCCCATAACGCTCATGCTGGAGATCATTCGCACAAATAATCACGGATTTCACAAGAGTTCGGCCAACGGAGAATTTGGGGTAGTTCGAATGGAGAAAAATCTTGCGGGCGTTTTCGGGTAATAACTTTCCAAAAATATTACCGTATGATCTTTGATGCAGCGTCGTTCGCACCACGTTATACTTTCCGATTCGAACAACGCGCGAGATCAGCTAAGAGTGAAATTTCAGTGCCTGGCATTTATTCAAGTACGATTCCATATTTAATCAGTATAACAGATTATTCAATGTTAGAAATTCACGTTTGGCAGTATCGAGAGAAACTGTTCCAAACATAAAAGGCATTGTTTGGTTTACGAAAATATTGGCTGTCTCAATTGTTAAACCAGGTATTAATCAATTGATATTGAGGTTGGCAAGGGCCACCATCTGCAGCCAACTGTCGAATTTGCATATGCATACTTTATCTAACTAGCGGTCACAAAAATTATATCGGTTAATATGATCTGCAAAAAGCCATCGATTATTACCAAGTCAAACGTGGGGGAGTTTGATACCGACATCTGAATGCGATAGAAAGCAAAAAGAGATCACGTGGTGAAGCAGAAGCGTGAGTCTAACGTTTCTCCATATGAAAGAAAGACGCAAAATAAACGGAGCCTGAATTCACTTTCCCTCTCACGCTTCAGAACGCCCTTTTCCCTCGGCCATATCGACCATCGCTTCACACCAGTGCAGCTCAGGGGGTACACTATATAAAGGGCGCTGTTAGATAGCTAAAAAACATCAGTTGTCCAATCCTATTCAACATCTAAACAGCTCTAAACATGAAGGTAAAAactcgaaagaaaaagaaaattccatTACGGCAAAAGAGAACagattgaaaacatttttcctGGATTATTGTTAGATCGTCATTCTTGCCGTTGTGTTCGCCGTCGCTGCAGCCCAATCTTATTCAGAGCCGGCGTACAAAGCTCCTGAATCTCAAGTAAAATATTCATTTATCCTTTTCActgcatttgtttttcaagaCTAACGAATTGCTTTAGCCCCTAATGCCTTATAGCTTCGCTTGGGACGTCAAAGACGACACTTCCTACAATAGCTATGCCCACTCTGAAAACAGCGATGGCAATGTAGTCACCGGATCTTACCGAGTTCTCTTACCCGATGGCCGTATGCAAATTGTTAACTATAGGGCTGACAGCAATGGATATGTCGCTGATGTCAAATATGAAGGCGAAGCCAAGTATTCAGAATATAAGGCACCTGCTTACAAAGCTCCAGCTCCACCGGCCTACCAGGCACCTTCAGCTCCCGCTCCACCGGCCTACCAAGCACCTTCAGCTCCTGCTCCACCGGCCTACCAAGCACCTTCAGCTCCTGCTCCACCAGCCTATCAACCACCTTCAGCTCCTGCTCCACCAGCTTATCAGGCACCTTCAGCTCCTGCTTACAGAGCACCATCCCCTACTTCAGCTCCAGCTTACAGGGCACCAGCTACTCCTGCTGCTCCGGCTTACAGAGCACCAGTCACTCCTTCACCCCCAGCTTACAGGGCTCCATCACCTTCTGCTGCTCCTTCAGGTCCAGCTTATAGGGCACCAGCTACTCCTGCTTATACAGCACCATCTACACCCGCTGCTCCTGCTTACAGGCCATCAGTAGCTCCGGCTGCTCCGGCTTACAGGGCACCAGCCACGCCCGTCTACGGGGCTCCTGCTCCTGCTCCTTCTTCTACCTATAGAACTCAGCCAGTTCCTCTAGCCTACAGAGGCTAATTTTTTAGTCATTCCGCATTTGAAcgtcttatttttttttttaattctagcAGAGGATTACTTGGTACTTTTGATTGTCATTTCTATATCACATGAAAATGTTTTGTAATACAGGATGTTCTTACATTTCACTAAatgatttttggtttttagtGTTGGAATTGcaataagaagaagaattcaATGTTAACTAGACACGCCAATGGCTAGACTGGTGATTGATTTCTGTACTGATTGCCTTCTTCATGTTAAGGTTTGAAAAGTCAAACCTCAGCTTATAGACTCAAGCACCAATCGATTAAGCTGCTGTATTCAAAGCTCAAATCCTATAGAAATCTAGTGAAATGATTCCAGAGCTTCTTCTTAGCCGTGCGTGAGTGCCTCAAGTTTTGCAAACTGCCACACACATAATCAATAGCAATTCTATTCAACTGCACAACCATGGATTCTTAAGGATTGGCTCTGAATGTTGAATTATTCTTGCAACAAATATTCGCATTCGGAAAGCTGCGATGACAAGGTGAACAGGCTCTTGCTGCATCGACCCAATCGCTGTACCAAAATCGTTAATATTACTTCACTGATGTCAAGTACGAAGGTGTGGAAAGGTAGAATAAATCCATATTCTATTCTGGCCACTTTGTCTACTGCGTACAGAACGGAAACTCATTAAACGATGTCCGGGTCTATTCTCAACACCTGAAACTGTTTTTCATGCAGAGCGTTTAAGGTATCATTTGGCACGTTATACCAATCATGGAATGTATAAATTATTCAACCAAATTAAGCAGCAGAATACTCAATTCTTAATCAAGTATTAGAACAAGGAATCATTTGCCTTTATCTATTTATTCATTAATTTAAGCACATAGCCCAGGGatctggaaaaagaaagaaatgacaaTCAATCAATTATGGGTTGTGAGCTGCACAAACGAAAGTTCTTTCCAAACTTTTGTCGTTAAAATAACTATTTCTGCGagtaaactttaaaaaaagtaagCATATTTTCACTTTGCTTTTGCGTATCATCAATATTATACACACATTAGTGCAAATTCTCTCttgcaggaaaaaaaaaagaaaacgaatcttttttccttcgacTTAAGGTTTGTTTGCTAATTCGGAAAGTTTGCACCCGTAATTGCTAAGTGATGGTTTTTATATATCTTAAGATACCCCTAAATTTGCCGTTGATCAGCATCAAATTCTCAGAAAACAGAGATGAATATTTACTTACAAAATATCCCATAGGAGTTTCATAAcctcaaatttcaaaaaagggaATGGTATTACAGATATCGCTTCCTTGTCCCTTCCTTATCCCCCTGTTTCTAACCATTCgcacgttttcttttttaatgaagcTGGCAACCCTTTGTAAATCCATCCATAATGAATTCAGTGCACAACAGGACCAGTTTCATATTTCAGTTCATCGTTGCCTAGAAATGGCAAGTCGTTTAAAACCCAacatgttttgttgtttttttaagttgcTATAGTGCTTTGGAGAATACTCTAAACGGTGAGTGGATTATCAAGCACTCAGtcgtgtcttttttttaaaccagtGTATTCCATAAGGTTTTTGATCGATTCTCCTCAGAAACATTTAGCCGAGATGACATTCTATTCGAGGTAAAACTAACATGTAAAAATGCGTTGATGTTATTTCGTGATTCGAAACATTGTTAAAGATTTCACCCCCAACTTTGGTCACGCTAGACAATCTGAATTTAAAGGCTAAAATTTGAAGCTATATGATTGACGACGTAGAAACTAGAAAGCTAGtgcatttttttgtaatgggCTCGATGAATTTCGTCTGCATGGAACTTTACTTTCCTTCTCACAAGTCCCGGCATTTTCAACATTTCTGTCTATTATCTTTGACGGCAAAAAGTGTCAGTGTAAGCTGTCAAAcgtgttcaatttttttgttcaatctTTCCTTTATCATATATTCTTCCGGCATCCCtaaaaatgaaggaaaatTTTTAACTACAAAGATTTCTTGGAgtgaaaagaacaaaaaaacaaaacaaataatgcTACTGAAGCTTCAGATAATGCAATTTTGAATgtgaaaatattattttttattgtttaaaaaaaaaatggtagatGAAGCTCTTGAGTAGCATATGTTTGATTTACTTTGATTGACGTTTAATCTAAATCTGCTTCGAATAATCGCCACCTCCACGATCTATTTTCAAACCTGTTCCGCAATTGGAAAAacgaagtaaaaaaataaagatgaaACAATGCACGGACATGGTCACGATGACGTTGGTTAACGCAATACGCACGGGCAACAATGCCGCCAGGGAAAAAATGTAAATCGTTTTCGGTAGAAAGCTTTTGATGGTTGGATTTGACTAGcccgaagaagaaaaaaaaaacacagggTTCAAAACACTTTCCCTCTTGTTTGTTCTACATTTGGCAATGCTACAGGCTATATGAGGGCGATGTCGTTGTCACTTCAAACTTCCGAAACACTTGCAGTATATAAGGAAACCCCAAACTGCATAAGTCAGCATCAGTTGTTTCTATCCTCTCATCGATAGTTATTCAACATGAAGGCAACTAgacttattatttttatagcTTTCTACAGTTAAGTGTTACTAATCTTATAATCTTTAAATCGTTGCACAGATTATCGTAATTGCCGTGTTCTTCTGCGTCACTTCCGCTCAAACTGTTTACTACCCAGAGCCAACTTACGAAACTGAATACGTGAGTGGTGTAATTGTAGCACGAACAATAATCCTTACTTTTTAATGGCATTCAATTAATTTGGGTTGATTTACTTTCACTACTTTTTAGCGT
This genomic stretch from Daphnia magna isolate NIES linkage group LG10, ASM2063170v1.1, whole genome shotgun sequence harbors:
- the LOC123476976 gene encoding predicted GPI-anchored protein 58; this translates as MKIVILAVVFAVAAAQSYSEPAYKAPESQPLMPYSFAWDVKDDTSYNSYAHSENSDGNVVTGSYRVLLPDGRMQIVNYRADSNGYVADVKYEGEAKYSEYKAPAYKAPAPPAYQAPSAPAPPAYQAPSAPAPPAYQAPSAPAPPAYQPPSAPAPPAYQAPSAPAYRAPSPTSAPAYRAPATPAAPAYRAPVTPSPPAYRAPSPSAAPSGPAYRAPATPAYTAPSTPAAPAYRPSVAPAAPAYRAPATPVYGAPAPAPSSTYRTQPVPLAYRG